In bacterium, a single genomic region encodes these proteins:
- the rpmB gene encoding 50S ribosomal protein L28, whose amino-acid sequence MAKCAICGKGPSFGNNVSHANNRTARVWHPNIQRVKTVQGGTVRHIHACTACIKSGRVVKAV is encoded by the coding sequence ATGGCCAAGTGCGCAATCTGCGGTAAGGGCCCAAGCTTCGGGAATAATGTCTCCCACGCCAACAACCGTACCGCGAGGGTATGGCACCCGAACATCCAGCGCGTGAAGACGGTCCAGGGCGGGACGGTGCGTCACATCCACGCCTGCACCGCGTGCATCAAGTCCGGGCGGGTCGTCAAGGCGGTTTGA
- a CDS encoding cytochrome c3 family protein, producing MRRILVILGLVFGSALLASGSPAASGGGNPHRDISCDECHATIPTKGKTATAEVLAGLKKGPVELCRVCHPEAEISHHPVVKKTGRALPEGLPLSATGEVTCSTCHDIHQKEPASYLLRGFDTGRYSVRMDLCLDCHGETFSSINPHNAGAESEKCRTCHVGKPVTSDVSGTVKIQENLAGICDFCHNVRAKAHPGNVDTMKRLPEGLPRGKEGEAICGTCHDPHGTSGTIHFLRKIYVEALERGRYANPHGKSDYASCQGCHLEVRLKKEEMRTNLRYAGDDMRICHSCHGAMDACHPVLINLPETMKPGKDLPLTPDGKIKCLTCHDPMTEGSGVAVRRKEKGEAVNAICFRCHDKADLSSRNPHTTMSNRETCRFCHDTMTDPTNEEAGRVSFISNTRLICLRCHAQENHPMGVNHMVSPKGDVPAPFKPDGRGRLTCTTCHNPHIDTKAGDGRNRRFVIAGEGSALCSRCHRR from the coding sequence ATGCGACGGATCCTGGTTATCCTTGGTCTGGTCTTCGGTTCTGCGCTTCTCGCATCGGGTTCGCCTGCAGCGTCCGGCGGCGGAAACCCCCATCGCGACATTTCCTGCGACGAATGCCACGCAACGATCCCGACGAAGGGGAAAACCGCCACCGCGGAGGTTCTCGCGGGACTGAAGAAAGGGCCCGTGGAGCTCTGCCGCGTATGCCACCCCGAGGCGGAAATATCCCATCATCCCGTCGTGAAGAAAACGGGGCGCGCCCTGCCCGAGGGGCTTCCCCTGAGCGCAACGGGAGAGGTGACCTGCTCCACCTGTCACGACATTCACCAGAAGGAGCCCGCGAGTTACCTCCTTCGCGGATTCGACACCGGAAGGTACTCCGTGCGGATGGACCTGTGTCTCGACTGCCACGGAGAGACGTTCAGCTCCATCAACCCCCACAACGCCGGCGCAGAGAGCGAGAAATGCCGTACCTGCCATGTCGGGAAACCCGTCACGTCCGACGTTTCTGGAACGGTGAAGATACAGGAGAACCTCGCCGGCATCTGCGACTTCTGCCACAACGTTCGCGCGAAGGCACATCCCGGAAACGTCGATACGATGAAAAGGCTGCCCGAAGGATTGCCGCGCGGAAAGGAGGGGGAGGCGATCTGCGGGACGTGTCACGACCCCCACGGGACGTCGGGCACGATCCACTTCCTTCGCAAGATCTACGTGGAAGCGCTGGAGCGGGGGCGGTACGCGAACCCGCACGGCAAGTCGGACTATGCGTCCTGCCAGGGGTGCCACCTCGAGGTGCGGTTGAAGAAGGAGGAGATGCGGACGAACCTGCGATACGCCGGGGACGACATGCGGATCTGCCATTCGTGCCACGGCGCCATGGATGCGTGTCACCCGGTCCTGATCAACCTTCCGGAAACGATGAAGCCGGGAAAGGACCTGCCCCTCACCCCCGACGGCAAGATCAAGTGCCTCACCTGCCACGACCCGATGACCGAGGGGAGCGGGGTCGCGGTCCGGCGAAAGGAGAAGGGGGAGGCGGTGAACGCCATCTGCTTCCGCTGCCACGACAAGGCGGACCTTTCTTCCCGCAATCCCCACACGACGATGTCCAACCGCGAAACGTGCCGGTTCTGCCACGATACGATGACCGATCCGACGAACGAGGAGGCGGGCCGCGTATCGTTCATATCGAACACGCGCCTGATCTGCCTGCGATGCCACGCCCAGGAGAACCACCCGATGGGCGTGAACCACATGGTGTCCCCGAAGGGGGACGTGCCGGCACCGTTCAAGCCCGACGGGCGCGGGCGGCTTACCTGCACGACGTGTCACAACCCCCACATCGACACGAAAGCGGGCGACGGGCGTAACCGCCGGTTCGTGATCGCGGGGGAGGGCTCCGCCCTCTGCTCCCGCTGCCACCGGAGATAG
- the purM gene encoding phosphoribosylformylglycinamidine cyclo-ligase translates to MLKKPVTYRTAGVDIDEGERLVRRIRPMVRTTHRKEVLGEIGSFAGFFRFPARKYRDPVLVSGTDGVGTKVKVAAAAGKFDTVGIDLVAMCVNDILVHGAEPLFFLDYYATGKLSAEDGAQVVSGVAEGCRQAGCALLGGETAEMPSVYARGEFDLAGFAVGAVERRKVIDGSLVRPGDLLVGLSSSGLHSNGYSLARKVVFDILHKRIGQRVPEWGVTVAEELLRPTRIYVRPVLSLLRKMKILGMAHITGGGITGNVPRSLPDGVTAVVDRSSWDIPPVFRTICAAARLPDEEAFRTFNMGIGMVLMLRPGDADRAIAHFRRAGVPAAVIGEIRKGRRREPDVTFTGGTR, encoded by the coding sequence ATCTTGAAAAAACCCGTCACGTACAGAACCGCAGGCGTCGACATCGACGAGGGGGAACGCCTCGTACGCCGGATCCGACCGATGGTCCGCACGACGCACCGCAAGGAGGTGCTGGGCGAGATCGGTTCGTTCGCGGGCTTCTTCCGCTTCCCCGCCCGGAAGTACCGCGACCCGGTCCTCGTCTCGGGCACCGACGGCGTGGGAACCAAGGTCAAGGTCGCCGCGGCGGCCGGGAAGTTCGACACGGTGGGGATCGACCTCGTCGCCATGTGCGTCAACGACATCCTCGTCCACGGCGCCGAGCCGCTCTTCTTCCTCGACTACTACGCCACGGGGAAACTTTCCGCCGAGGACGGGGCCCAGGTCGTTTCGGGCGTCGCGGAGGGGTGCCGGCAGGCCGGCTGCGCGCTGCTCGGGGGAGAGACCGCGGAGATGCCGTCGGTCTACGCCCGTGGAGAGTTCGACCTCGCGGGATTCGCGGTGGGAGCGGTGGAACGGCGCAAGGTCATCGACGGCAGCCTCGTTCGCCCCGGCGACCTGCTCGTGGGTCTTTCCTCCTCCGGCCTCCACAGCAACGGGTACTCCCTTGCGAGGAAAGTCGTATTCGACATTCTCCACAAGCGGATCGGGCAGCGCGTCCCCGAGTGGGGCGTGACGGTCGCGGAGGAGCTTCTGCGGCCCACCCGCATCTACGTCCGCCCCGTCCTCTCCCTGCTCCGCAAGATGAAGATCCTCGGGATGGCGCACATCACGGGCGGGGGGATCACCGGGAACGTCCCTCGCTCCCTTCCGGACGGCGTCACGGCGGTCGTCGACCGCTCCTCTTGGGACATCCCGCCCGTCTTCCGGACGATCTGCGCGGCAGCGCGCCTGCCGGACGAAGAGGCGTTCCGCACCTTCAACATGGGGATCGGGATGGTGCTCATGCTCCGGCCCGGGGACGCGGACCGTGCGATCGCCCATTTCCGGCGCGCCGGCGTCCCTGCCGCAGTGATCGGGGAGATCCGGAAAGGTCGCCGCCGGGAACCGGACGTAACCTTCACGGGAGGCACGCGATGA
- a CDS encoding molybdopterin-binding protein, with the protein MATRVGIVILGDEVLKGEIREANLAHMIPLLAGWGAETALCAILPDDIPVVVRHLRRYLEEVDLLVLTGGIGPTPDDITRDAVAEVAGVPLIVHPEAKAALEARPYKGSNPEYRMLMAQVPQGATLIPNPLSPAPGFFIDRMAVFPGVPRMLQAMFEWVKPMVSGRRKSRITLYSMAPESSYAGIMKEAMTAFPEVGIGSYPLSDGEYRVRVVFRGDLFDRTDACAAAFAKGLAGIGFEVLRRVEERGEDA; encoded by the coding sequence ATGGCGACGAGAGTGGGGATCGTCATCCTCGGCGACGAGGTGCTGAAGGGGGAGATCCGGGAGGCGAACCTCGCCCACATGATCCCCCTGCTGGCCGGGTGGGGGGCGGAAACGGCGTTGTGCGCGATCCTTCCGGACGACATCCCCGTGGTGGTGCGGCACCTGCGGCGCTATCTCGAGGAGGTCGACTTGCTCGTGCTGACCGGCGGGATCGGTCCGACCCCCGACGACATCACCCGGGACGCCGTGGCCGAGGTCGCCGGCGTGCCGTTGATCGTGCATCCCGAGGCGAAGGCGGCGCTGGAAGCCCGGCCGTACAAGGGATCGAATCCGGAATACCGGATGCTGATGGCCCAGGTCCCGCAAGGCGCGACGCTGATCCCGAACCCGCTCTCCCCGGCCCCGGGGTTCTTCATCGACCGGATGGCGGTCTTCCCCGGGGTCCCGCGCATGCTCCAGGCGATGTTCGAGTGGGTGAAGCCGATGGTTTCCGGCCGCCGCAAGAGCCGGATCACCCTCTATTCGATGGCTCCGGAGTCGTCCTACGCCGGGATCATGAAGGAGGCGATGACGGCGTTCCCCGAGGTCGGCATCGGGTCGTACCCTTTGAGCGACGGGGAATACCGCGTGCGCGTGGTCTTCCGCGGCGACCTGTTCGACCGGACGGATGCCTGCGCGGCCGCGTTCGCCAAGGGACTCGCGGGGATCGGTTTCGAGGTCCTGCGCAGGGTGGAAGAGCGAGGCGAGGATGCGTAG
- a CDS encoding YdcF family protein → MKTQSPLFSDRRRRRGRFLRPVLSLLAILFLPPAVPHLLTLREPAPPARPADAIFVLTGGEGRIQEGYRAWSGGAARELYILGAGRRVPAARIVPEVSRISAEALSHVHVEGWSENTLENAFSAKSAVGEGRYSSVILVTSDYHIPRAFMAFRKVLPKEVSISAIRVRPEGGRGAPWRWARWHFIEGWKYWGYRILLRWE, encoded by the coding sequence ATGAAAACACAATCCCCCCTCTTTTCCGATCGCCGTCGGCGCCGGGGAAGATTCCTCCGGCCGGTCCTTTCGCTGCTCGCCATCCTCTTCCTTCCCCCGGCGGTACCTCACCTGCTTACGTTGCGGGAACCCGCCCCCCCCGCGCGCCCTGCGGACGCGATCTTCGTGCTCACCGGAGGGGAGGGGAGGATCCAGGAGGGATACCGCGCCTGGTCCGGCGGCGCGGCCAGGGAACTGTACATCCTCGGTGCGGGAAGGAGGGTACCCGCGGCGCGAATCGTGCCCGAAGTATCGCGGATTTCCGCCGAGGCGCTTTCTCACGTTCACGTGGAGGGGTGGTCCGAGAACACCCTTGAAAACGCCTTCTCCGCGAAATCCGCGGTGGGAGAGGGGAGATATTCCTCGGTGATCCTCGTGACCTCCGATTATCACATCCCCCGCGCGTTTATGGCCTTCCGAAAGGTCCTGCCGAAGGAAGTGTCGATCTCCGCGATTCGTGTGCGTCCGGAAGGGGGGCGAGGCGCCCCCTGGAGATGGGCGCGATGGCACTTCATCGAGGGATGGAAATACTGGGGGTACCGGATCCTCCTCCGGTGGGAGTGA
- a CDS encoding PEP-CTERM sorting domain-containing protein, producing the protein MRKTLVLLLVVLLMPAVANAAVFTLDQTNLVGLTGGPWATVTLTDTSSGGHDGVHFVVDPLESSFTSIGTNFGIQTFYFNENTTFGSQLTLANFNPAGWSWSYSSPAKANAGGGFGKFEFITSGSGSTRANPLTFDVFAPLGQSLTIGNLSTAFSTEGYIFAGHIADFNGGQSAKFATDGVAPVPEPGTMMLLGSGLAGLVGYGRKRFKK; encoded by the coding sequence ATGAGAAAAACACTGGTTTTATTGCTGGTTGTACTGTTAATGCCTGCGGTGGCCAATGCGGCTGTCTTTACCCTTGATCAAACCAATCTCGTCGGATTGACGGGCGGCCCATGGGCTACGGTTACGCTCACGGACACGTCTAGTGGAGGCCATGATGGGGTCCACTTTGTGGTTGATCCGCTGGAATCGTCGTTCACATCCATCGGGACCAATTTTGGTATTCAAACCTTCTACTTTAATGAAAATACCACCTTCGGCAGCCAATTGACTTTAGCGAACTTCAACCCCGCCGGATGGTCCTGGAGTTATTCTTCGCCTGCTAAAGCGAATGCCGGCGGGGGATTCGGGAAATTCGAGTTTATTACGAGCGGTTCGGGGTCCACTCGAGCCAATCCGCTAACGTTCGACGTGTTTGCCCCACTTGGACAATCGTTGACGATCGGAAATCTGTCCACGGCTTTTTCAACGGAAGGATATATCTTTGCCGGCCATATCGCCGATTTCAACGGCGGGCAATCCGCGAAGTTCGCTACCGATGGCGTAGCCCCTGTACCGGAGCCGGGGACGATGATGCTTCTGGGCAGTGGACTGGCGGGGTTGGTCGGATACGGAAGGAAGCGGTTCAAGAAGTAA
- a CDS encoding DUF3047 domain-containing protein: MRSTRKITGIIFGFSLLFVSFGPAFAEGNALGKWEESTPGRWVSLPERHVGGTDNGISVEVTMPPGTGVSYRRIGRWEPAPAAVRFSVDNVNARGNDYLPGEAVFPASVTFVFGGDSLKLGARRRIVLFLKQLWNGFTPSGIRLTYAWGNGVPVGSMYRLWEEETVFVVGGPEEAGKTLSSTHRLGDDFRAAYGRPPKGPVTEILVSARRPSREKGPVHGTITVRFPAE, from the coding sequence ATGCGTAGTACGAGGAAGATCACGGGAATCATCTTCGGATTTTCCCTTTTGTTCGTTTCCTTCGGCCCGGCATTCGCCGAAGGGAACGCGTTGGGAAAATGGGAGGAATCGACCCCGGGCCGATGGGTGTCGCTCCCGGAGCGGCATGTCGGCGGTACCGACAACGGCATCTCGGTCGAGGTGACGATGCCCCCCGGGACGGGGGTTTCCTATCGACGTATCGGCCGATGGGAGCCGGCGCCCGCCGCGGTGCGCTTCTCCGTGGACAACGTCAACGCCCGCGGGAACGACTACCTGCCCGGGGAGGCGGTCTTTCCCGCCTCCGTCACCTTCGTCTTCGGTGGCGATTCGTTGAAGCTGGGGGCGAGACGGCGCATCGTCCTCTTCCTGAAGCAGCTGTGGAACGGGTTCACACCGTCGGGGATCCGGCTGACCTACGCGTGGGGAAACGGAGTTCCGGTCGGATCGATGTATCGCCTGTGGGAAGAGGAAACGGTGTTCGTCGTCGGAGGGCCGGAGGAAGCGGGCAAGACGCTCTCATCGACCCACCGCCTGGGAGACGATTTCCGCGCCGCCTACGGCCGCCCCCCAAAGGGGCCGGTGACCGAAATCCTCGTGAGCGCCCGCCGTCCCTCCCGCGAAAAGGGACCGGTGCACGGAACGATCACCGTGCGTTTCCCCGCGGAGTGA
- the purN gene encoding phosphoribosylglycinamide formyltransferase, with amino-acid sequence MIDRPVIAVLVSGSGSNLQAIIDASERGEIPGRVGLVVSNKADAYGLARAAKHGIPTAVVDHKSFESREAFDAKLVEVIRASGAVLVCLAGFMRVVTPVFLRAFPHRILNIHPALLPSFPGTHGPGQALRYGVRFSGCTVHFLDDGVDTGPIIVQAVVPVHEDDTEETLAARILKEEHRIYPMAIRLFLEGRLTITGRRVFAKDAEKIPDFSRRNPDA; translated from the coding sequence ATGATCGACAGGCCGGTAATCGCCGTTCTCGTCTCGGGCAGCGGCTCGAACCTGCAGGCGATCATCGACGCCTCGGAACGGGGGGAGATCCCCGGGCGGGTCGGCCTGGTAGTGAGCAACAAGGCGGACGCCTACGGCCTCGCGCGGGCGGCGAAGCACGGGATCCCGACCGCGGTGGTGGATCACAAGTCGTTCGAAAGCAGGGAGGCGTTCGACGCGAAACTGGTGGAGGTGATCCGGGCCTCGGGGGCCGTCCTCGTCTGCCTGGCCGGCTTCATGCGGGTGGTGACGCCGGTCTTCCTTCGCGCATTCCCGCACCGGATCCTCAACATCCACCCGGCTCTGCTTCCCTCCTTTCCCGGGACCCACGGGCCGGGGCAGGCGCTGCGGTACGGCGTCCGGTTCTCGGGATGTACCGTCCACTTCCTCGACGATGGGGTCGACACCGGGCCGATCATCGTGCAGGCGGTCGTCCCGGTGCACGAGGACGACACGGAGGAGACGCTCGCCGCCCGGATCCTCAAGGAGGAGCACCGGATCTACCCGATGGCGATCCGGCTGTTTCTCGAGGGAAGGCTCACGATCACGGGAAGAAGGGTGTTCGCGAAGGACGCCGAAAAGATCCCCGACTTCTCGCGACGGAATCCCGACGCATAG
- a CDS encoding ABC transporter permease, translating to MNLYSAGKVAFRSLRANKMRSILTMLGMIIGVAAVIIMVAIGEGANQRISAQIASVGSNLLLVIPGSTTSGGLRSGFGGAHTLTMSDARAIGKELSAVRASSPTMRTSGPVVYGNQNWSTILQGGAPEFLEMRDWKIVSGRNFTAQETEAASKVCLLGQTVSDYLFGTEDPVGKIVRIKRSPFTVVGILDRKGQSPQGQDQDDTVVVPITTMQKKLSGSAHIGTVGVILVQAVDADRVKEAEQQVVELLRQRHRIGQGGTDDFSVRNLSEMLALAESATRIMSLLLGGIASVSLLVGGIGIMNIMLVSVTERTREIGIRMAVGARERDILSQFLIEAVILALTGGAVGILLGAGGAVLTSYFAGWTTVISPAAVFLAFGFSAAVGVFFGYYPARKASRMDPIEALRYE from the coding sequence ATGAACCTCTATTCGGCGGGAAAGGTCGCCTTCCGCTCGCTGCGCGCGAACAAGATGCGCTCCATCCTCACGATGCTGGGGATGATCATCGGAGTGGCGGCGGTCATCATCATGGTGGCGATCGGCGAAGGGGCGAACCAGCGGATCTCCGCCCAGATTGCCTCCGTCGGATCGAACCTGCTCCTCGTGATCCCGGGAAGTACCACGTCGGGAGGCCTGCGCTCGGGGTTCGGCGGCGCCCATACGTTGACGATGTCGGACGCGCGCGCCATCGGGAAGGAGCTCTCCGCGGTCCGGGCATCCTCCCCCACCATGCGGACCAGCGGGCCGGTGGTGTACGGAAACCAGAACTGGAGCACGATCCTCCAGGGAGGCGCACCCGAGTTTCTCGAGATGCGCGATTGGAAGATCGTCTCGGGAAGGAATTTCACCGCGCAGGAAACGGAAGCCGCGTCCAAGGTCTGCCTGCTCGGGCAGACGGTCTCCGACTACCTGTTCGGCACCGAGGACCCTGTGGGGAAGATCGTCCGGATCAAGCGGTCGCCGTTCACGGTCGTCGGCATCCTCGACCGGAAGGGGCAATCGCCCCAAGGCCAGGACCAGGACGACACGGTGGTCGTTCCCATCACCACGATGCAGAAGAAGCTTTCCGGAAGCGCCCACATCGGCACGGTCGGCGTCATCCTGGTGCAGGCGGTCGATGCCGATCGCGTCAAGGAGGCGGAACAGCAGGTCGTCGAACTTCTGCGTCAACGCCACCGGATCGGACAGGGGGGAACCGACGATTTCTCGGTGCGGAACCTCTCGGAGATGCTGGCTTTGGCCGAGTCCGCCACCCGGATCATGAGCCTGCTCCTGGGCGGGATCGCCTCCGTCTCGCTGCTGGTGGGCGGCATCGGGATCATGAACATCATGCTCGTGTCGGTTACGGAGCGGACGCGGGAGATCGGGATCCGGATGGCGGTCGGGGCCCGGGAGCGCGACATCCTCTCCCAGTTCCTGATCGAGGCGGTGATCCTTGCCCTCACCGGGGGCGCAGTGGGGATCCTGCTCGGCGCGGGCGGGGCGGTACTCACCTCGTATTTCGCCGGGTGGACGACCGTCATATCCCCGGCCGCGGTGTTTCTCGCCTTCGGCTTCTCCGCCGCGGTCGGCGTCTTCTTCGGATATTACCCGGCGCGCAAGGCGTCGCGGATGGACCCCATCGAGGCGCTCCGGTACGAATAG
- a CDS encoding tetratricopeptide repeat protein, which yields MRYPASITILLSLFLFSAMYPCPSLAGTEEAEHLYSLGRDRIVSGNYRQAEQAFAQAVVENPLHGEALLQLASLYSRNILTYGKVEDILLSMPAVAGKIGGKGRDDLLFRSGVSMGNLYVKSGRNSQAVALLRNVIASAPPGAPLDEAYNALGLAHYYERLYDDAIFEMRKAIKINSNNADAKFNLKTIRSRLEHFQAAKLFSRLGDRRRAVAEYRNAIDLDPRFIEARHRLGVELYLAGNAQEALKELRRASMVTAEYRKAHEIHYAEGLALLSLKRTGEAMGKFEQTVRSRPTFAPAHNEMGKILLEMQEYDTAIDHFVKAIGSDPKAEYARGLQIAMSRKAKTQAVPAPK from the coding sequence GTGCGCTATCCGGCATCGATAACGATTCTCCTTTCACTCTTCCTTTTTTCCGCGATGTATCCATGCCCCTCCCTCGCCGGAACCGAGGAGGCGGAACACCTCTACTCCCTCGGCAGGGACCGGATCGTCTCGGGGAATTACCGGCAGGCCGAGCAGGCGTTCGCGCAGGCGGTCGTCGAGAATCCGCTGCACGGGGAAGCGTTGCTTCAGCTGGCTTCCCTTTACTCCCGCAACATCCTCACCTACGGGAAAGTGGAAGACATCCTCCTTTCCATGCCGGCGGTGGCCGGGAAAATCGGTGGGAAGGGGCGCGACGATCTCCTGTTCCGCTCCGGGGTTTCCATGGGGAACCTGTACGTCAAGAGCGGACGCAACTCCCAGGCCGTCGCGCTGCTGCGGAACGTCATCGCCTCCGCCCCGCCGGGAGCGCCCCTCGACGAGGCGTACAATGCGCTCGGGCTCGCGCACTATTACGAACGTCTCTACGACGATGCGATCTTCGAGATGCGCAAGGCGATAAAGATCAACTCGAACAACGCGGACGCGAAATTCAACCTGAAGACGATCCGCAGCCGCCTCGAGCACTTCCAGGCCGCGAAACTCTTTTCGAGATTGGGAGACCGACGGAGAGCCGTCGCCGAGTATCGCAATGCAATCGACCTCGACCCGCGGTTCATCGAGGCGCGGCACCGCCTGGGCGTGGAACTCTACCTCGCGGGGAACGCGCAGGAGGCGTTGAAGGAACTTCGCCGCGCGTCCATGGTGACGGCGGAGTACCGCAAGGCGCACGAAATCCACTATGCGGAGGGGCTCGCCCTGTTGTCCCTCAAGCGCACGGGGGAGGCGATGGGGAAGTTCGAGCAGACCGTGCGTTCCCGCCCGACGTTCGCCCCCGCGCACAACGAGATGGGGAAAATCCTGCTGGAGATGCAGGAGTACGACACCGCGATCGACCATTTCGTGAAGGCGATCGGCTCGGACCCGAAGGCGGAATACGCCCGCGGGTTGCAGATCGCGATGTCGCGGAAGGCGAAGACGCAGGCCGTCCCGGCGCCGAAGTAG
- a CDS encoding RidA family protein, translating to MKRETVRTEEAPAAIGPYSQAVRAGGFLFCSGQIPLDPSTGKMVDGGIEVQTERVLKNLEAVLTAGGSALRSVVKTTVYLVDLGDFPAMNSVYGRFFSEGPPARATVQVVKLPAGARVEVEAIAAAEST from the coding sequence ATGAAACGGGAAACGGTGCGTACGGAGGAGGCGCCGGCGGCGATCGGTCCCTACTCGCAGGCGGTGCGGGCGGGCGGGTTCCTCTTCTGTTCCGGACAGATCCCGCTCGATCCGTCGACGGGGAAAATGGTGGACGGCGGGATAGAGGTCCAGACCGAGCGGGTCCTGAAGAACCTCGAGGCGGTTCTGACCGCGGGAGGTTCGGCCCTCCGGTCGGTCGTGAAGACCACCGTCTACCTGGTCGACCTGGGGGATTTCCCGGCGATGAACTCGGTCTACGGGAGGTTCTTTTCCGAGGGGCCACCGGCGCGGGCGACGGTGCAGGTCGTCAAACTGCCGGCGGGTGCACGGGTGGAGGTCGAGGCTATAGCAGCGGCAGAGTCTACATGA